A segment of the Sandaracinaceae bacterium genome:
AAGGCCGGGCACACCATGGCGCAGCAGCTCGACGGCGTGACGCGCAACGTGGTGGGCATGGACCTGCACCCGGTGGCGGTCACGCTGGCGCGCGTCACCTACCTGCTCGCCATCGGCCCCGAGCGCTTGGCGGCGGAGCGAAACCCGCTGCGCGTGCCCGTGTTCCTGGGCGACTCCATGCAGTGGCGCAACGCCCGCTCCTCGCTGTGGTCGGCCCACGAGCTGCGCGTTCCCGTGAATGACCAGCGCGAGCTGACGGAGTCCGAGTTCGTCTTCCCGCAGAGCCTGCTGGCCGACCCGGCTGCCTTCGATGAGCTGGTGTCGCAGCTGGCGGATCGCGCGTCGAAGGGACGCAAGCACGGGGCAAAGCCTTCGCTCAACGCCCTGTTCCTGAACCTCGCGATTCCGGAAGACGCGCGAAAGGCCATCACCGCCACCTTTCACTTGATGTGCCGCCTGCACGACGAGGGCCGCGACCACATCTGGGGCTACTACATTCGCAATCTCGCGCGCCCCGAGTGGCTCGCGCGGCCCGAGAACCATGTGGACGTGCTGGTGGGCAACCCGCCCTGGCTCGCGTTCCGACACATGCCCGAGGACATGCAGGCGGACTTTCGCGACATGAGCGAAGCGCGCGGGCTCTGGCATGGGAGGAAGTATGCGACGCAGCAGGACCTTTCGGCGCTATTCGTGGTGCGCGCCCTGGAACTCTACCTGCGGCGTGAGGGGGGTCGTTTCGCGTTCGTCATGCCGAGTGCAGTGTTGGATCGTGGGCAGTACGAAGGCTTTCGCAGTGGCACCTACGCGGGAGCGCAGGACCAGCTGAACCTGCAGGTGGCGCTCGATCCGCCTTGGGACCTTCGCAAGATTCGCCCCCACTTCTTCCCCATTTCCGCTTCCGTCGTGTTCGGGTCGCGTTCCAAGACCGCGTCACCCATGCCCGAAGCCGGAGAGCGCTGGGTGGGCAAGCTGCAGAAGACGAACGCCACTTGGTCTGCCGTGGAGCGGTTCATTCAACGCGAGGCGAGTCACACGGAGCGGGGCGAGGCCGAAGTGCGCTCGCCCTACCACCCTAGATTCCGAAACGGGGCGACCATCTTTCCGCGGGTGCTCTTCATGGTGCAGCCTGTTTCAGCTGGTCCCCTGGGGCAGGTGCGAAATCGCATTTCGGTTCGCACCGCGCGCAGCGCGACCGAGAAGGCTCCGTGGAAGTCAATACCCTCACGCGAAGCGGTCGTGGAAAGCGAGTTCGTCTTTCGCGTTCACCTCGGCGAAACTGTGCTGCCGTTTCGCGCACTGGAGCCCATGCAGGCGGTGCTGCCTATCGAACGTCGCGGAATCCTGGAGGAGTCGAAGATCGAGGGGTATCCCGCGTTGGCGAATTGGTGGGCTGAATCGAGCCAGCTTTGGGAGGCTCACCGCTCGAGTGCGCGACTCACGCTCATGCAACAGCTCGACTATCACGGAAAGCTCCGCGGGCAGCTTCCTGTCCCACCCGAGCGAGTGGTCTACGCAAAGGCCGGAATGCACCTTGCCGCCGCAAGACTCAGTGATCCCCGCGCGATCATCGACCACAAGCTCTACTGGGCGGCCATTACGACCCCCGAGGAGGGCCAGTACCTCTGCGCTATCTTGAACGCGGTCGTCGTCACGGAGCGCGTCCGCCCACTCATGTCCTACGGCAAGGATGAGCGCGATATCGACAAGTACGTGTGGTCGCTGCCCATCCCCATGTTCGACCCACGAACCCTCTTCACCAGCGTATGCGCCGGGCTCGGGCGCGACGCTGAAGAGTTCGTTGCCCAGGTGGGCATCGGCACCCAGCACTTCGCGAGTCAACGGCGCCTAGTCCGCGACCTACTCGCGGAGAGCAATGTAGGCCGTGCCATCGAGCAGGCGGTGACGCAGCTCCTGGACGCTCCAAGCGCCTCCCACGTGGCATTGCCCGACCCGACGGAGGCCAACATCACCGCGCTGCTCGAAGCCGGGCGAACCACGGAAGCCCGCGCACTCGCGGCCGGGACGCGCTGGGAGGCTGTCCTCGCTCCACCGGTCACGAAAGTCGCCGAGACGGCTTCGGCCACCGGTGACCTGCCTGCGAACCTCCACTGGGTGGCCGAGAACGCGACCGCCTACCGCGCCAAGTGGGTGGCGCTGAAGGCGGGGTCTCTGGTGGCGTCCGGGAGCTCGCTCGATGCGCTGAAGCAGGAGCTTCAGAGTCGTGTCGACCACGCGGAGTTGACGCTCATGCAGGTGCCGACGTGAGCGTGCGCATGCCGTGGGCCACGGGGAGTGCCCGCTTCGCGATCGAGCGCCGAGCCGACACAGGGCTGTTGGTGACCGCCGTGGAGTGCCGCATTGGGGCCGGCCAGGAGAAGTACT
Coding sequences within it:
- a CDS encoding N-6 DNA methylase, yielding MVAAEGEHVTSIKELAARIASRDSPRTEATLQADIRQLLLDHRLGLTDDVLLEPQAGEGRRIDVEVGSTVIEVKKDLRNPAVLRDAVKQLRGYVRAREAASDRRYVGVLTDGAEWRCYHLRQDELHETGSMLTVSPTKPDVDTLLIWLEGVLATARDIKPTPEEIYARLGVGSSSHSLDRASLADLYEQHRDDPVVRTKRLLWARLLETALGTQFQDSDDLFVEHTLLVNTAEIIAHALLGLSPEHLAPRSLLSGAKFDEAGVHGVVESDFFDWVVDVPKGDSFVRTLARRIARFDWRAVEHDVLKVLYESVISAETRKKLGEYYTPDWLAQKVVETAVPAPLTTRALDPSCGSGTFLFHMVRRYLAAGEKAGHTMAQQLDGVTRNVVGMDLHPVAVTLARVTYLLAIGPERLAAERNPLRVPVFLGDSMQWRNARSSLWSAHELRVPVNDQRELTESEFVFPQSLLADPAAFDELVSQLADRASKGRKHGAKPSLNALFLNLAIPEDARKAITATFHLMCRLHDEGRDHIWGYYIRNLARPEWLARPENHVDVLVGNPPWLAFRHMPEDMQADFRDMSEARGLWHGRKYATQQDLSALFVVRALELYLRREGGRFAFVMPSAVLDRGQYEGFRSGTYAGAQDQLNLQVALDPPWDLRKIRPHFFPISASVVFGSRSKTASPMPEAGERWVGKLQKTNATWSAVERFIQREASHTERGEAEVRSPYHPRFRNGATIFPRVLFMVQPVSAGPLGQVRNRISVRTARSATEKAPWKSIPSREAVVESEFVFRVHLGETVLPFRALEPMQAVLPIERRGILEESKIEGYPALANWWAESSQLWEAHRSSARLTLMQQLDYHGKLRGQLPVPPERVVYAKAGMHLAAARLSDPRAIIDHKLYWAAITTPEEGQYLCAILNAVVVTERVRPLMSYGKDERDIDKYVWSLPIPMFDPRTLFTSVCAGLGRDAEEFVAQVGIGTQHFASQRRLVRDLLAESNVGRAIEQAVTQLLDAPSASHVALPDPTEANITALLEAGRTTEARALAAGTRWEAVLAPPVTKVAETASATGDLPANLHWVAENATAYRAKWVALKAGSLVASGSSLDALKQELQSRVDHAELTLMQVPT